In Clostridium ljungdahlii DSM 13528, the genomic window TGTATCACCTACGAATGTTTGTAATCCAGACACAGACTATACTTTAACTATAAGTGGAAATATAGTATCCAGATACAACAAAACACTTAAAAATCCTACTGTAGTAGAATTTAAAACCGCACCAGTTATATCTTCTATAGATAACATAAGCGTAACTATAAATCAGCAAGATGATTACACCTTACCTACACAGGTAACTGCTAAAATGTCAAATAATACTACTACTTCTGTAAATGTATCTTGGGACAAGTCCGTAGACACGACAAGCATACCAGGTGTATATGCTTATACAGGTACTGTTGATGGATATAGTAAACCAGTGACATTAAGTTTAACTATAAAGGCATTTGAACCCGTGCCATCTATTATGAACGACTATAGAATTCAATCTCAAATTGGGACAAACCTTTATAATTATCTTATGAATTATGATAATAGACAATCTGTACTAGACAGAGCTATCGAACTTCACGGCGGAGATACAAGTAATAACTGTGTATATTATGCAAGCGAAGCTCTTAGAAGAGCTGGAATGACTGATCTTCCAGAATCTGTAGCAAATACTAATCAACTTACATCTCAGCTTCAAAGCAGAGGATGGCAAACTTCTACAGATTTATCTAAGCTTTTACCAGGAGATATATGCTTTACCATTTCTTATGGGAATGGCCCTACTCATACATATACATTCATGAAGTGGGTAGATCCAAAAAGTTTTGATTATGCGTATATTTGTGATAATCAAGGTTATGACTACAACGGTGATGCTTACCATAAGAGAAATATAGATTTTCAAACTCCAACAAAAGATGCTATATCTTATTTTATGTATTTAGCATAGAGTACAAAAAGGGACTGATACACTAATTAATTAGTGTATCAGTCCCTTGCATTTATCCGAGACTACTGTTTATTTAAAGTATCTATTCAACAATCCCTGGAAAGCAGCTCCATGTCTTGCTTCATCTTTACACATTTCATGTACTGTATCATGAATTGCATCATAGTTTAATTTTTTAGCTAAAGTAGCTAAATCCTTTTTACCTTTACAAGCACCTGTCTCCGCATCTACTCTCATCTGCAAATTTTTCTTTGTATCAGGTAATACTACTTCTCCCAATAATTCTGCAAATTTAGCTGCATGCTCTGCTTCTTCAAAAGCTATTCTCTTATATGCTTCTGCAACTTCTGGATAACCTTCTCTATCAGCTTGACGACTCATAGCAAGATACATTCCTACTTCCGAACATTCTCCAGTAAAGTTAGCTCTCAATTCTTCTAATACTTTTTCATCTACACCTTTAGCGACGCCTACTTTATGTTCATCTGCCCAACTAATTTCGCCTTCTGCCTTTTTAACAAATTTATCTGATGGTGCACCACATACAGGACATTTTTCTGGTGGATTTTCACCTTCATAAACATATCCACAAACAGCACAAACAAATTTTTTCATTTAAAATTCCTCCTTAAAGTTATTTCATATAATTTTCATTTCCCTTGACATAAATTATTATATAATATTAATTGTTGTTTTGCAATAGTTTTTATAAAATAATTTTCATTTTATATGAAATAAATACATCATAGGTACACTATAATGTATTTATTCTTACTTGATTAAAAGGTTAAATTTTAAAACCTTTAAACAAATACTTCATATATATTTTTATCCTAAATAACTCAAAAAATTTATCGGTTCTATTAATTTTTACTATCTATTTAAAAATTGTTCTAAATTAACTATTTGTTGTTCGTATATTCCAAAACCTACTTTACAATTTTTTTCATTGAAAGCTTCTACATTATAACGCAGTTTTTTACCTTCAATGGATATTAATGTTACTTTTACAACAACCTTCATATTTGCAGGTATTGGCTTTATATGTTCAACATCAATTTTAGTTCCAACAGGTCTATAATTTTTAGGTATAACATTGTCTACTATATGTAAAGTTGTATATTCCATATACTTTATCATAGCAGGCGTAGATAACATAACAACACCGTTATTTCCAATAAAATTAGCTGTATCTTCAGGTTTTACTATATACTCACTAACATATGTACTTCCAACTTTAAATAACTTGCTAAAATCCATTTGCTCAACAACTCCTTATGTAAAAATTTTATCATTTACTGCTATCTTTAGGCTGCTGCTTATTTTTCTTAAAGTAAATAGCTTTAAGCATCGGACAAAATTTTAAACTTCATCCGATGCTTATTAACAAATTTCTTAAATACTTTTCTATCCTTTAGATGAAATCATTATCAAAATAAATATTTCTAGGATAAACCTACTTTCTTTCAGCTATAGGTACAATAGGACGAACTGTACTTGTAAGTAATATAATAGCACCAAGTATAGATATTCCTGCACCTAAGTAAAGTGCACTTGTATATCCGTGAGCGTCAACCATAATTCCAGTAAGAAGTGGAGCTAATATACCTCCAATTGTAGCAAAAGTTGCATAAAGTCCAGTAATTTTACCTGCATTAGTTGAAGAGAAAATCATTGGCATTGAATAATATCCACCCATAGTAAGACATAATACTCCATTTGATATAGATATTAATGCTACTGCCGAAATAGCGCTAGAAGCCTTAGATCCTAGTATAAGCAGAACACCTGCTCCAACCATACCAAGAAGAGGAAATAACTTTCGTCCCATATTATCTCCAAACTTTTTAGCTGCTTTATCAGCTAACCATCCACCAAATGGATATGTAAAAGTTGCAACAATATAAGGCATCATTGTATAAATAGCACTTGTACCCATTGCAAATCCTCTGCCCTTAACAAAGTACGTAGGAAGCCATGTCATAAATAAGTAAAATAAATAGTTAGTACAGAAAAATGAAAGTGCACCCGTCCATACAGATGGAGTAGAAAATATATCTTTTGAACTTAAAATAGTTCTTTTTCCTGAATTTTCTGATATATTATCGTCTACTCTTATATATTGTAATTCCTCTTTACTTACACTAGGATGATCTTCTGGTTTATCTTTTCCAAACTTCCACCAAATAATTACCCAAATAGGTGCAAGAAAAGCGAAGGAGTGAAATACCATCTGCCAACTCCAAGTTTTTATAATCCATGCAGAGATAGGCATAGCAAGAGCAATTCCCATAGAAACACCCATTATACTTATTCCCCATGCTAGTCCTGATTCTTTCTTTGGTACCCATTTTGCAATAATTGTAGACATGGCCGGTAAAGAAACTCCTTCTCCCATTCCCATAACAATACGAATTACTATCATAAGACCTAAGGTTGCTCCAAATGGGGTTAAAAAAACAAATACTGACCACCATATCGCACCAAACATTACAACTTTGCCTCCACCAAATTTATCAGCTAACCATCCACCTAAAATTTGAGTACAAGCATAACCAATGAAGAAAGCTGTAGAAACCAATCCAAACTGACTTGCATTCCAATGAAAATAATTCATCATAGAGGGGCCTGCCATTGACATACATGATCTGTCCATATATAAAATCAAGTAGCATAGAGTTAAAAGTAAAACAATCTCCCACCTCTTCTTACCAACGCTTTTACCAACGCTTTCAACTTCTGAAATCATATTCATTTCTCCCTTCTATTTAATCTATTAATTAGTTTTATTTTTTCCTGTTAAACTATACCATAATTGTGGAATATTTTATCGAAATATGCTAAAATATTAACAAATACGAGTATAAATTTACAGGGAGGTACACTATGAACTTAAATCAATTATATTATTTTAAAAAATTATCTGAAATACAGCATTTTACTCAAGCTGCTAAAGAATTATATATAACCCAACCAAGTCTAAGTGAAGCCATTTCATCTTTAGAAGAAGAAATTGGTCTAGAATTATTTCATAGACAAGGTCGAAAAATCAAACTTACAAAATACGGAAAAGTTTTTTATCACTACGTGTGCAATTCTTTAAGTGAATTAGAAAAAGGGATTGAATGCTTAAAAGAATCATCTGGTATTGTTGGAGGAATTATTGATATAGGATGTATTCCTACCTTATGTGGAAATTTTTTGCCAAATATAATAAATAAGTATTTAAATACTGTAAATTCAAAAACCAAATTTAACATTTTCACTGGCATGACTTTAGATGTTATAGCTGGAATCAAGTCAGAAAAATACGATATCGGCTTCTGTTCCATTTTGGAAAATGAACCTAGCATTGAATTTATTCCAATTCTTGATCAAGAACTTGTCCTTGTTGTAAACGATAAACATCCATTGGCAAAAGAAAAAATCATTAATTTGCAAGATATTAGCGACTATCCATTGATCACATATCGACAAAGTTTGCCTATTGGTAAAACTATAATGGAACTCTTAAAACCTTATGACCTTCATGTAAGTTATGATTTTGACGATGAAATAACTATTGGTGGAATGGTATGTTCAACAAATGTGGCTGCTATTACTGCACGTACCTCTTTTTTACTCCAATTTCATAAGTTAAAAATTATAAAACTAAATACACCAAACAATACACGTACAGTATATATGGCCTATAATAAAAATAATTACCATTCTATAGCTGTGAAAATGTTTTCAGACTATATGATAAAAAAAAGCAAAAGCCATAAAATTAGGACTGCCAATTAGCATGCATTCTCTCTAAAGGGATTTTAACAATTGCTTTATCTTTTATATATGCATAAATTTCAAATCCCCTTTTACATCTAAAAGTGCATTCAAGGCATGGATCTTCATCACAGTAAACATACGCATCTTCATCTGCTAAAGCAAATACAAAAGATGTCTTTTTAGGATTTGTCACATACTTTAACTGTCCACCTGTAAATGTCCTAAGATAAATCCATTCAACACAAATAGCTTCATTCCTTATTTTCCAAAAGACCTCTACCACATTTTCATTGTACCCACCTGTAATTTTGTAATCAATAATTATATCATCTGAAACTTCTGAAGGATTTTTGGTAGAAAGTATCTCCATTTTTTCATCACAACACATTGGAGATATTCCCTTTCCCATGCTTGTTAACTGAAATACATTTCCACAATGTTTACAATGATAAAATATTAACTTGGGGCACACAACCCTTGGTTTTGTTGTTTCTCTTGATCTTCTTGGACCGAATTCTCGCCCTTCCAACTTGACTCCTCCTGTCTACTCATTCGAACTTTTAAATCCTTTGCCAATAAATTTTTTTTCACCTTTCCACTGTCAGTTCTGGGAATTTTATCTATAATCTCCAGGTGTTCCGGCCAATACCTTTTAGGGATTTTTTCCTTTTCCATGTACTCTAAAAGTTCTTCTAATTTCAGAGAATTAACTTCTTTTTTCAATAC contains:
- a CDS encoding thioesterase family protein, giving the protein MDFSKLFKVGSTYVSEYIVKPEDTANFIGNNGVVMLSTPAMIKYMEYTTLHIVDNVIPKNYRPVGTKIDVEHIKPIPANMKVVVKVTLISIEGKKLRYNVEAFNEKNCKVGFGIYEQQIVNLEQFLNR
- a CDS encoding NADH peroxidase, which codes for MKKFVCAVCGYVYEGENPPEKCPVCGAPSDKFVKKAEGEISWADEHKVGVAKGVDEKVLEELRANFTGECSEVGMYLAMSRQADREGYPEVAEAYKRIAFEEAEHAAKFAELLGEVVLPDTKKNLQMRVDAETGACKGKKDLATLAKKLNYDAIHDTVHEMCKDEARHGAAFQGLLNRYFK
- a CDS encoding MFS transporter; protein product: MISEVESVGKSVGKKRWEIVLLLTLCYLILYMDRSCMSMAGPSMMNYFHWNASQFGLVSTAFFIGYACTQILGGWLADKFGGGKVVMFGAIWWSVFVFLTPFGATLGLMIVIRIVMGMGEGVSLPAMSTIIAKWVPKKESGLAWGISIMGVSMGIALAMPISAWIIKTWSWQMVFHSFAFLAPIWVIIWWKFGKDKPEDHPSVSKEELQYIRVDDNISENSGKRTILSSKDIFSTPSVWTGALSFFCTNYLFYLFMTWLPTYFVKGRGFAMGTSAIYTMMPYIVATFTYPFGGWLADKAAKKFGDNMGRKLFPLLGMVGAGVLLILGSKASSAISAVALISISNGVLCLTMGGYYSMPMIFSSTNAGKITGLYATFATIGGILAPLLTGIMVDAHGYTSALYLGAGISILGAIILLTSTVRPIVPIAERK
- a CDS encoding LysR family transcriptional regulator; this encodes MNLNQLYYFKKLSEIQHFTQAAKELYITQPSLSEAISSLEEEIGLELFHRQGRKIKLTKYGKVFYHYVCNSLSELEKGIECLKESSGIVGGIIDIGCIPTLCGNFLPNIINKYLNTVNSKTKFNIFTGMTLDVIAGIKSEKYDIGFCSILENEPSIEFIPILDQELVLVVNDKHPLAKEKIINLQDISDYPLITYRQSLPIGKTIMELLKPYDLHVSYDFDDEITIGGMVCSTNVAAITARTSFLLQFHKLKIIKLNTPNNTRTVYMAYNKNNYHSIAVKMFSDYMIKKSKSHKIRTAN
- a CDS encoding Ig-like domain-containing protein, whose protein sequence is MKKLIKNFVLFCGIYAIAQGSHCTIALAANNMDKSSNVSTVTASTSLDTNKDISNSKTIDGNTNSSNDKSASENNTPEKANSNVNQSTNYDTIVKVSIPVSKKWKISFNQPVDVNSLSGKIRLVDNNNTEVPLTFSSTDFGMSVIVSPTNVCNPDTDYTLTISGNIVSRYNKTLKNPTVVEFKTAPVISSIDNISVTINQQDDYTLPTQVTAKMSNNTTTSVNVSWDKSVDTTSIPGVYAYTGTVDGYSKPVTLSLTIKAFEPVPSIMNDYRIQSQIGTNLYNYLMNYDNRQSVLDRAIELHGGDTSNNCVYYASEALRRAGMTDLPESVANTNQLTSQLQSRGWQTSTDLSKLLPGDICFTISYGNGPTHTYTFMKWVDPKSFDYAYICDNQGYDYNGDAYHKRNIDFQTPTKDAISYFMYLA